A genomic window from Lotus japonicus ecotype B-129 chromosome 1, LjGifu_v1.2 includes:
- the LOC130728337 gene encoding pentatricopeptide repeat-containing protein At2g26790, mitochondrial isoform X2 has protein sequence MMRFPLFQLFPKTPHHSLRFASTALAQLNFSDTPNSSSCDPDLHAQTLDRLQNDPYRAISFFHDLKQQGFPHSISTYAAIIRIFCYWGMDRRRRGILPNILTCNFLLNRLVGHGKVEMVLAIYEQLKRLGLSPNHYTYAIVMKALYRKGDVVHVFQEMEEAGVTPDSYCNAVLIEGLCKNHRSDWGYQFLQEFRKVNAPIEVYAYTAVIHGFCNEMKLDEAESVVLDMERQGLVPDVNIYSALICGYCKSHNLPRALDLYADMISKGIKTNCVLVSNILHGLVEMGMDSDVVDKFKEFKESGMFLDGVAYNIVFDALCKLGKVDDAIEMREELRVKNIDLDIKHYTTLIKGYCLQGNLIDAFYMFNEMKNKGFKPDIVTYNVLAAGVCRNDEARVAINNFDEMESDGVEPNSTTHKMIIEGLCSVGKVGEAEAHFNRLQDKSVEIYSAMVNGYCEASNNNNNYGDDKSPTPISEVGYCKVDLVEKAYELFLELSNKGDIAKEESCFKLLTKLCLVGDIGKAMKLLETMRSLNVEPSQIMYSIVLDALCHVGKTKHARSLFDSFVGRGFTPDVVTYTTMINSYCRMNSLKEALDLFQDMKRRGIKPDVITYTVLLYGSFKNAAALDVINTIWRDMKQTEISLDVVCYSVLINGLMKTDNYEDAIRLFEDMIDKGLEPDKVTYTDMISLYYKKGLMKEASELLDEMSSKGMTPSSHIISAVNRSILKARKVQFHE, from the exons ATGATGCGGTTTCCTCTATTCCAATTATTCCCCAAAACCCCTCATCACTCCTTAAGGTTCGCATCCACTGCACTTGCTCAACTCAATTTCTCAGACACTCCGAATTCCTCATCTTGTGACCCTGACCTTCACGCGCAAACCCTCGACCGTTTGCAAAACGACCCTTATCGTGCAATTTCCTTCTTCCATGATCTCAAGCAGCAGGGGTTCCCTCACAGCATTTCAACCTATGCTGCCATAATCAGGATCTTCTGCTACTGGGGCATGGATAGGAG GAGGCGCGGAATTCTGCCTAATATCTTGACTTGTAACTTTCTCCTCAACCGGTTGGTTGGACATGGTAAAGTGGAGATGGTCCTGGCAATTTATGAGCAGCTCAAGAGGCTTGGTTTGAGCCCTAATCATTACACCTATGCCATTGTCATGAAGGCGCTGTATAGGAAAGGTGATGTGGTTCATGTGTTTCAAGAAATGGAGGAAGCTGGGGTGACTCCTGATTCCTATTGTAATGCAGTTTTAATTGAGGGCCTCTGCAAAAATCATAGGTCTGATTGGGGATATCAGTTTCTCCAAGAATTTAGAAAGGTGAATGCTCCCATAGAGGTTTATGCTTACACCGCTGTTATTCACGGGTTTTGTAATGAAATGAAATTAGATGAAGCTGAGAGTGTTGTTTTGGACATGGAAAGGCAGGGGTTGGTTCCTGATGTGAATATTTATTCTGCATTGATCTGTGGTTATTGTAAGAGTCATAATCTGCCCAGAGCTTTAGACTTATATGCTGACATGATTTCAAAGGGTATAAAAACAAATTGTGTACTTGTTAGCAACATCCTTCACGGCCTTGTTGAGATGGGCATGGATTCGGATGTGGTAGATAAGTTTAAAGAATTCAAGGAATCAGGCATGTTTCTTGATGGGGTAGCTTATAATATTGTGTTTGATGCTTTATGTAAATTAGGTAAAGTGGATGACGCAATAGAAATGCGGGAAGAGTTGAGAGTTAAGAACATTGATTTAGATATTAAACACTACACAACCCTTATTAAAGGGTATTGCCTTCAGGGTAACCTCATTGATGCCTTTTATATGTTtaatgaaatgaaaaataaaggTTTTAAACCTGATATTGTCACATATAATGTCCTGGCTGCTGGGGTGTGTAGAAATGACGAGGCTCGTGTGGCAATTAACAATTTCGATGAAATGGAGAGTGATGGTGTGGAGCCAAACTCAACTACACACAAGATGATCATTGAAGGTTTATGTTCAGTAGGCAAGGTTGGTGAAGCTGAGGCTCATTTTAACCGTCTACAAGATAAGAGTGTTGAAATCTATTCTGCCATGGTGAATGGCTATTGTGAAgcaagcaacaacaacaacaactacgGCGACGACAAAAGCCCGACCCCAATAAGTGAGGTCGGCTATTGTAAAGTAGACCTTGTCgaaaaagcatatgaacttttCCTTGAGCTGTCAAACAAAGGAGATATTGCAAAAGAAGAATCTTGTTTCAAGCTACTTACAAAACTCTGTTTGGTAGGGGACATTGGCAAAGCTATGAAGTTGCTGGAGACCATGCGGTCATTGAATGTGGAACCTAGCCAAATAATGTATTCTATAGTATTAGATGCTTTGTGCCATGTTGGGAAGACAAAACATGCTCGCTCTTTGTTTGATTCTTTTGTGGGGAGAGGATTTACTCCTGATGTTGTAACTTACACAACTATGATAAATAGTTATTGCAGGATGAATTCCTTGAAAGAGGCCCTTGACCTCTTCCAGGATATGAAGAGGAGAGGGATCAAACCTGATGTCATTACCTACACAGTTTTACTTTATGGGAGCTTTAAAAATGCAGCGGCATTGGATGTTATCAACACCATCTGGAGAGATATGAAGCAAACAGAAATAAGTCTAGATGTTGTTTGTTACAGTGTTTTGATTAATGGTCTCATGAAGACAGATAACTATGAAGATGCAATTAGACTATTTGAAGACATGATTGACAAAGGACTGGAACCAGATAAGGTCACATACACTGATATGATTTCTCTCTACTATAAAAAAGGGCTCATGAAGGAAGCTTCTGAATTGCTTGATGAAATGTCTTCAAAGGGAATGACACCAAGTTCGCATATCATCTCAGCTGTGAATCGCAGTATTCTAAAAGCTAGAAAGGTGCAATTTCATGAGTAG
- the LOC130728337 gene encoding pentatricopeptide repeat-containing protein At2g26790, mitochondrial isoform X1 yields MMRFPLFQLFPKTPHHSLRFASTALAQLNFSDTPNSSSCDPDLHAQTLDRLQNDPYRAISFFHDLKQQGFPHSISTYAAIIRIFCYWGMDRRLDSLFLELIALSKRDPLFEIHDLFEELLEGEEDEGLDGKPFLRRAFDGFVKSCVSLSMFDEAIDFLFLNRRRGILPNILTCNFLLNRLVGHGKVEMVLAIYEQLKRLGLSPNHYTYAIVMKALYRKGDVVHVFQEMEEAGVTPDSYCNAVLIEGLCKNHRSDWGYQFLQEFRKVNAPIEVYAYTAVIHGFCNEMKLDEAESVVLDMERQGLVPDVNIYSALICGYCKSHNLPRALDLYADMISKGIKTNCVLVSNILHGLVEMGMDSDVVDKFKEFKESGMFLDGVAYNIVFDALCKLGKVDDAIEMREELRVKNIDLDIKHYTTLIKGYCLQGNLIDAFYMFNEMKNKGFKPDIVTYNVLAAGVCRNDEARVAINNFDEMESDGVEPNSTTHKMIIEGLCSVGKVGEAEAHFNRLQDKSVEIYSAMVNGYCEASNNNNNYGDDKSPTPISEVGYCKVDLVEKAYELFLELSNKGDIAKEESCFKLLTKLCLVGDIGKAMKLLETMRSLNVEPSQIMYSIVLDALCHVGKTKHARSLFDSFVGRGFTPDVVTYTTMINSYCRMNSLKEALDLFQDMKRRGIKPDVITYTVLLYGSFKNAAALDVINTIWRDMKQTEISLDVVCYSVLINGLMKTDNYEDAIRLFEDMIDKGLEPDKVTYTDMISLYYKKGLMKEASELLDEMSSKGMTPSSHIISAVNRSILKARKVQFHE; encoded by the coding sequence ATGATGCGGTTTCCTCTATTCCAATTATTCCCCAAAACCCCTCATCACTCCTTAAGGTTCGCATCCACTGCACTTGCTCAACTCAATTTCTCAGACACTCCGAATTCCTCATCTTGTGACCCTGACCTTCACGCGCAAACCCTCGACCGTTTGCAAAACGACCCTTATCGTGCAATTTCCTTCTTCCATGATCTCAAGCAGCAGGGGTTCCCTCACAGCATTTCAACCTATGCTGCCATAATCAGGATCTTCTGCTACTGGGGCATGGATAGGAGGTTAGATTCTCTCTTCCTTGAACTAATTGCCCTTTCGAAACGAGACCCATTGTTCGAAATCCATGACTTGTTTGAGGAGCTTCTGGAGGGGGAGGAGGATGAGGGTCTTGATGGGAAGCCCTTCTTGCGCAGAGCATTTGATGGGTTTGTTAAATCTTGTGTTAGTCTTAGCATGTTTGATGAGGCTATTGATTTCTTGTTTCTTAATAGGAGGCGCGGAATTCTGCCTAATATCTTGACTTGTAACTTTCTCCTCAACCGGTTGGTTGGACATGGTAAAGTGGAGATGGTCCTGGCAATTTATGAGCAGCTCAAGAGGCTTGGTTTGAGCCCTAATCATTACACCTATGCCATTGTCATGAAGGCGCTGTATAGGAAAGGTGATGTGGTTCATGTGTTTCAAGAAATGGAGGAAGCTGGGGTGACTCCTGATTCCTATTGTAATGCAGTTTTAATTGAGGGCCTCTGCAAAAATCATAGGTCTGATTGGGGATATCAGTTTCTCCAAGAATTTAGAAAGGTGAATGCTCCCATAGAGGTTTATGCTTACACCGCTGTTATTCACGGGTTTTGTAATGAAATGAAATTAGATGAAGCTGAGAGTGTTGTTTTGGACATGGAAAGGCAGGGGTTGGTTCCTGATGTGAATATTTATTCTGCATTGATCTGTGGTTATTGTAAGAGTCATAATCTGCCCAGAGCTTTAGACTTATATGCTGACATGATTTCAAAGGGTATAAAAACAAATTGTGTACTTGTTAGCAACATCCTTCACGGCCTTGTTGAGATGGGCATGGATTCGGATGTGGTAGATAAGTTTAAAGAATTCAAGGAATCAGGCATGTTTCTTGATGGGGTAGCTTATAATATTGTGTTTGATGCTTTATGTAAATTAGGTAAAGTGGATGACGCAATAGAAATGCGGGAAGAGTTGAGAGTTAAGAACATTGATTTAGATATTAAACACTACACAACCCTTATTAAAGGGTATTGCCTTCAGGGTAACCTCATTGATGCCTTTTATATGTTtaatgaaatgaaaaataaaggTTTTAAACCTGATATTGTCACATATAATGTCCTGGCTGCTGGGGTGTGTAGAAATGACGAGGCTCGTGTGGCAATTAACAATTTCGATGAAATGGAGAGTGATGGTGTGGAGCCAAACTCAACTACACACAAGATGATCATTGAAGGTTTATGTTCAGTAGGCAAGGTTGGTGAAGCTGAGGCTCATTTTAACCGTCTACAAGATAAGAGTGTTGAAATCTATTCTGCCATGGTGAATGGCTATTGTGAAgcaagcaacaacaacaacaactacgGCGACGACAAAAGCCCGACCCCAATAAGTGAGGTCGGCTATTGTAAAGTAGACCTTGTCgaaaaagcatatgaacttttCCTTGAGCTGTCAAACAAAGGAGATATTGCAAAAGAAGAATCTTGTTTCAAGCTACTTACAAAACTCTGTTTGGTAGGGGACATTGGCAAAGCTATGAAGTTGCTGGAGACCATGCGGTCATTGAATGTGGAACCTAGCCAAATAATGTATTCTATAGTATTAGATGCTTTGTGCCATGTTGGGAAGACAAAACATGCTCGCTCTTTGTTTGATTCTTTTGTGGGGAGAGGATTTACTCCTGATGTTGTAACTTACACAACTATGATAAATAGTTATTGCAGGATGAATTCCTTGAAAGAGGCCCTTGACCTCTTCCAGGATATGAAGAGGAGAGGGATCAAACCTGATGTCATTACCTACACAGTTTTACTTTATGGGAGCTTTAAAAATGCAGCGGCATTGGATGTTATCAACACCATCTGGAGAGATATGAAGCAAACAGAAATAAGTCTAGATGTTGTTTGTTACAGTGTTTTGATTAATGGTCTCATGAAGACAGATAACTATGAAGATGCAATTAGACTATTTGAAGACATGATTGACAAAGGACTGGAACCAGATAAGGTCACATACACTGATATGATTTCTCTCTACTATAAAAAAGGGCTCATGAAGGAAGCTTCTGAATTGCTTGATGAAATGTCTTCAAAGGGAATGACACCAAGTTCGCATATCATCTCAGCTGTGAATCGCAGTATTCTAAAAGCTAGAAAGGTGCAATTTCATGAGTAG
- the LOC130728339 gene encoding protein FAR1-RELATED SEQUENCE 5-like isoform X1 — translation MTEPYLYEEDLLVDAACDAACGSGNVEPPSNIIPWVPPRISVDATHLFTTDQIFDTRDELEQWAKNVGKANGYVLVIARSDYAISGGKVFVTIKCAKHGIYRPYKDPNTFKYKKTASQKTDCKFNLKGRPTKGDRMWWLKVMDGKHNHEPAKSLVGHPYVGRLTEEEKGLVGTMTSTWTPPRQILAALKENNPSNLTTITQVYSCNKRFKKEERGPLTEMQHLMKKLVEAKYVHFERQQADSSKIRDLFWAHPDAVRLFNTFPHVVIIDCTYKTNRYQIPLLEMVGLTSTGLTFSIAFCYIVREHTIDYVWALECMKSLIADDARLPQVIVTDRDFFLLPNGRFWPKNPPTNGSSRMRRVWLHLRQN, via the exons ATGACTGAACCGTACCTATATGAAGAAGATTTACTGGTTGATGCCGCATGCGATGCCGCATGCGGTTCTGGGAATGTTGAGCCTCCTAGCAATATCATTCCGTGGGTGCCCCCTCGTATAAGCGTGGACGCCACacatttatttacaactgaCCAG ATATTTGATACTCGTGATGAGCTTGAACAATGGGCTAAGAATGTTGGAAAGGCGAATGGTTATGTGCTGGTGATTGCAAGGTCTGACTATGCTATAAGTGGAGGAAAGGTATTTGTTACTATTAAGTGTGCGAAGCATGGTATTTACAGGCCATACAAGGACCCGAATACATTCAAGTACAAAAAGACCGCATCACAAAAGACTGATTGTAAGTTTAATCTCAAAGGACGACCTACGAAGGGTGATAGAATGTGGTGGCTGAAAGTGATGGATGGtaaacacaaccatgaaccagctaaatCACTAGTTGGCCACCCCTACGTTGGTCGACTAACAGAGGAAGAGAAGGGGCTTGTGGGCACCATGACTAGTACTTGGACTCCACCGAGACAAATACTAGCGgcattgaaggaaaacaatccaaGTAACTTGACTACAATCACTCAAGTTTACAGTTGCAACAAAAGGTTTAAAAAAGAGGAGAGGGGaccattgacagaaatgcaacatttgatgaagaagttgGTAGAAGCCAAGTATGTTCACTTTGAAAGGCAACAAGCTGATTCAAGTAAGATTAGGGATCTCTTTTGGGCTCATCCTGATGCGGTCAGactcttcaacacattccctcaTGTGGTCATCATAGATTGCACGTACAAGACAAACAGATATCAGATCCCCTTGCTTGAAATGGTTGGTCTCACTTCTACGGGGTTGACTTTCTCCATAGCATTTTGCTACATAGTTAGGGAGCACACAATTGACTATGTTTGGGCCTTGGAGTGCATGAAGTCTCTTATTGCCGATGATGCCAGATTACCTCAAGTGATTGTGACTGACAGAGATTTTTTTTTGCTCCCCAATGGCCGTTTTTGGCCAAAGAACCCACCGACCAATGGATCTTCCCGTATGCGGCGCGTTTGGCTACATTTACGGCAGAATTGA
- the LOC130728339 gene encoding uncharacterized protein LOC130728339 isoform X3 — protein sequence MEQDLPTFIRPCKLRGNSSASSRPLIPGPAGVVQAAMIQRSSTTDGHLIPTQQFVRRVVEDGHDTDPDFHSNAWLSALQLGGSATPLGSITHHLERVDLIVAVIKSCTPNGFGDVSVTLKDPTGTVGASVHHKVFTESEFAKDINVGSVMLIQKVAVFSPRKSNCYLNITLPNIVKVFSSDCGPPSETFTDITED from the exons atggaaCAAGATTTGCCCACCTTCATCCGCCCTTGCAAACTCCGAGGCAACTCTTCTGCAAgttctcgtcctctcattcccggCCCTGCTGGTGTTGTCCAGGCCGCCATGATTCAACGCAGCTCCACCACCGACGGACACCTCATTCCAACCCAACAATTTGTTAGGCGCGTCGTCGAAGACGGTCACGACACTGATCCCGATTTTCACTCCAATGCTTGGCTTTCAGCCTTGCAATTAGGCGGATCTGCAACTCCTCTGGGTTCAATCACTCACCATCTAGAAAGGGTCGATCTCATCGTCGCAGTTATCAAATCATGCACGCCAAACGGATTCGGCGATGTGTCAGTTACCCTGAAG GATCCTACGGGCACTGTCGGTGCTAGTGTCCATCACAAGGTTTTCACTGAAAGCGAATTCGCGAAGGACATAAATGTTGGATCTGTTATGCTTATCCAGAAG GTAGCTGTGTTTTCTCCTAGAAAATCTAATTGTTACCTGAACATAACATTGCCCAACATAGTTAAG GTATTCTCCAGTGACTGTGGACCTCCATCTGAAACATTCACCGACATTACAGAAGATTGA
- the LOC130728339 gene encoding uncharacterized protein LOC130728339 isoform X2, translated as MEQDLPTFIRPCKLRGNSSASSRPLIPGPAGVVQAAMIQRSSTTDGHLIPTQQFVRRVVEDGHDTDPDFHSNAWLSALQLGGSATPLGSITHHLERVDLIVAVIKSCTPNGFGDVSVTLKVFPSSAFFFINVMVFKCPLSMPYGFEFQDPTGTVGASVHHKVFTESEFAKDINVGSVMLIQKVAVFSPRKSNCYLNITLPNIVKVFSSDCGPPSETFTDITED; from the exons atggaaCAAGATTTGCCCACCTTCATCCGCCCTTGCAAACTCCGAGGCAACTCTTCTGCAAgttctcgtcctctcattcccggCCCTGCTGGTGTTGTCCAGGCCGCCATGATTCAACGCAGCTCCACCACCGACGGACACCTCATTCCAACCCAACAATTTGTTAGGCGCGTCGTCGAAGACGGTCACGACACTGATCCCGATTTTCACTCCAATGCTTGGCTTTCAGCCTTGCAATTAGGCGGATCTGCAACTCCTCTGGGTTCAATCACTCACCATCTAGAAAGGGTCGATCTCATCGTCGCAGTTATCAAATCATGCACGCCAAACGGATTCGGCGATGTGTCAGTTACCCTGAAGGTATTTCCATCTTCCGCGTTCTTTTTCATCAATGTCATGGTATTTAAATGTCCTCTGTCAATGCCATATGGGTTTGAGTTTCAGGATCCTACGGGCACTGTCGGTGCTAGTGTCCATCACAAGGTTTTCACTGAAAGCGAATTCGCGAAGGACATAAATGTTGGATCTGTTATGCTTATCCAGAAG GTAGCTGTGTTTTCTCCTAGAAAATCTAATTGTTACCTGAACATAACATTGCCCAACATAGTTAAG GTATTCTCCAGTGACTGTGGACCTCCATCTGAAACATTCACCGACATTACAGAAGATTGA
- the LOC130728341 gene encoding protein MAIN-LIKE 1-like yields MKLTKLTCEGEGDDMSAVRQRVEGTGLYPLFSCTYLEIDTPLLSALVERWHEDTSSFHMPFGEMTITLDDVSSILHLPMGDRFYTPGQASREQAAETCVLLLGGVATDYIMEFKAVKTIGLRFGFLQTLYTRALAEHRHDHAARMWLLHLLGSTLFANKSGGHYTSVHWIGMLQHLDRVSEYAWGAIALATLYDALGHASRRKTKQMSGCSSLLVAWVFEHFPPTIIQRIEVPEYTEDQPRACRWMESRAGHAGLMERRVLFDEMTAEDVIWTPYEEHRSHRELDVRALYSGYIRTPIRTAVRPHLPERVMRQFGYVQPIPRHPSVVMGMSSAAEVVDATYQDYEPHLIPGGVPSIVDGAAVDDYLDWYTGVSHRFIIPDESRADLSAVASLRRAVDLLEQGLEVDDGPPRDTRSRTLLEKCLTVIRDLSRTQSVTFVGVRGGRGRGRGGGGDRGGGRGGGRGRRGRVGRRGRGQ; encoded by the exons ATGAAGCTGACAAAGCTTACATGTGAGGGCGAGGGAGACGATATGAGCGCTGTTCGTCAGCGTGTGGAGGGGACCGGACTCTATCCGCTCTTCAGTTGCACCTATCTGGAGATAGACACACCCCTTCTATCTGCCCTCGTCGAGAGATGGCATGAGGATACCAGCAGCTTCCACATGCCATTCGGGGAGATGACCATCACCCTGGATGACGTGTCATCTATACTTCATTTGCCGATGGGTGATAGGTTTTATACTCCCGGACAGGCCAGCAGAGAACAGGCAGCGGAGACCTGTGTTCTGCTCTTAGGAGGGGTAGCCACGGACTACATCATGGAGTTTAAGGCGGTGAAGACCATTGGCTTGCGATTCGGGTTCTTGCAGACTCTTTATACTAGGGCTCTTGCTG AGCATCGGCATGACCATGCAGCACGGATGTGGCTACTTCACCTCCTCGGCTCGACCTTGTTTGCGAACAAGAGTGGAGGACACTACACTTCTGTCCATTGGATCGGCATGCTGCAGCACCTTGATCGGGTGTCAGAGTATGCGTGGGGCGCCATTGCACTAGCTACACTGTATGATGCACTTGGTCATGCCTCACGGAGGAAGACCAAGCAGATGAGCGGTTGTTCTTCCCTCCTGGTAGCTTGGGTGTTTGAGCACTTCCCACCCACCATTATTCAGCGGATTGAGGTCCCCGAGTACACGGAGGACCAGCCTAGAGCGTGCAGGTGGATGGAGTCCCGGGCTGGGCATGCTGGACTGATGGAGAGGCGAGTTCTCTTCGATGAGATGACGGCAGAGGACGTCATATGGACACCGTATGAGGAGCACAGGAGTCACAGAGAGCTGGACGTCCGAGCTTTATACTCAGGCTACATCCGGACTCCCATCCGGACGGCCGTGCGACCTCATCTTCCTGAGCGTGTGATGCGGCAGTTTGGGTACGTGCAGCCTATCCCGCGACACCCATCTGTTGTGATGGGCATGAGTTCTGCTGCGGAGGTCGTTGATGCAACATACCAGGATTATGAGCCACACTTGATTCCAGGGGGGGTCCCTAGTATAGTGGATGGAGCGGCAGTAGATGATTACCTGGACTGGTACACCGGTGTATCTCACCGGTTCATCATCCCGGATGAGAGTAGGGCCGATCTCAGTGCTGTG gCTTCTTTGCGTCGGGCCGTTGATTTGCTAGAGCAGGGACTTGAGGTCGACGACGGTCCCCCTAGAGATACACGCTCCCGCACTTTATTAGAGAAGTGCCTCACTGTCATCAGAGACTTGAGCAGGACCCAGAGCGTCACTTTCGTTGGTGTACGAGGAGGCAGAGGTCGAGGCAGAGGAGGAGGCGGAGATAGAGGAGGTGGCAGAGGCGGAGGCAGAGGTCGTAGGGGTAGGGTGGGTCGTAGGGGCAGGGGGCAGTGA
- the LOC130728342 gene encoding uncharacterized protein LOC130728342 isoform X1: MNLGSLEMPPGNLSRTETNTYRRATELELAGFQQMAKRKSQGRRKSHVAGSSHDATEDVEDRHTAPDDVEDRHRRLHASFRRVRGRFGEDQDVGGTSNEERRDPCEMIPEPSRQTTPEPSPPSRQTTPEPSPPSRQMTPQSSAESEHEVDVEHEVDVELQVDVEPEVGVELEGDAGARRDEVPVQTEAPFPGGLMICHCWSVTHITLRRVCGIIL, translated from the exons ATGAACTTGGGATCACTTGAAATGCCACCTGGAAACTTGTCCAGAACAGAGACTAACACTTATAGAAGAGCAACAGAGCTGGAATTAGCAGGCTTCCAACAA atgGCTAAGAGGAAGAGCCAAGGGCGCAGGAAATCACATGTTGCTGGGAGCTCCCATGATGCCACGGAGGATGTTGAGGATCGCCACACAGCCCCGGATGATGTTGAGGATCGCCACAGACGGCTGCATGCTTCTTTTCGTAGAGTCAGAGGCAGATTTGGTGAGGACCAGGATGTTGGTGGGACATCAAATGAGGAGCGTCGAGACCCTTGTGAGATGATTCCTGAGCCTTCTCGTCAGACGACTCCCGAGCCTTCTCCGCCTTCTCGTCAGACGACTCCCGAGCCTTCTCCGCCTTCTCGTCAGATGACTCCTCAGAGTTCGGCAGAGAGTGAGCATGAGGTTGATGTGGAGCATGAGGTTGATGTGGAGCTTCAGGTTGATGTGGAGCCTGAGGTTGGTGTGGAGCTTGAGGGTGATGCTGGAGCACGACGGGATGAGGTGCCAGTCCAGACAGAGGCACCGTTTCCAGGGGGCCTGATGATCTGTCACTGTTGGTCCGTTACCCACATCACGTTGCGCCGTGTCTGTGGCATCATATTATAG
- the LOC130728342 gene encoding uncharacterized protein LOC130728342 isoform X2, translated as MAKRKSQGRRKSHVAGSSHDATEDVEDRHTAPDDVEDRHRRLHASFRRVRGRFGEDQDVGGTSNEERRDPCEMIPEPSRQTTPEPSPPSRQTTPEPSPPSRQMTPQSSAESEHEVDVEHEVDVELQVDVEPEVGVELEGDAGARRDEVPVQTEAPFPGGLMICHCWSVTHITLRRVCGIIL; from the coding sequence atgGCTAAGAGGAAGAGCCAAGGGCGCAGGAAATCACATGTTGCTGGGAGCTCCCATGATGCCACGGAGGATGTTGAGGATCGCCACACAGCCCCGGATGATGTTGAGGATCGCCACAGACGGCTGCATGCTTCTTTTCGTAGAGTCAGAGGCAGATTTGGTGAGGACCAGGATGTTGGTGGGACATCAAATGAGGAGCGTCGAGACCCTTGTGAGATGATTCCTGAGCCTTCTCGTCAGACGACTCCCGAGCCTTCTCCGCCTTCTCGTCAGACGACTCCCGAGCCTTCTCCGCCTTCTCGTCAGATGACTCCTCAGAGTTCGGCAGAGAGTGAGCATGAGGTTGATGTGGAGCATGAGGTTGATGTGGAGCTTCAGGTTGATGTGGAGCCTGAGGTTGGTGTGGAGCTTGAGGGTGATGCTGGAGCACGACGGGATGAGGTGCCAGTCCAGACAGAGGCACCGTTTCCAGGGGGCCTGATGATCTGTCACTGTTGGTCCGTTACCCACATCACGTTGCGCCGTGTCTGTGGCATCATATTATAG
- the LOC130728343 gene encoding protein METHYLENE BLUE SENSITIVITY 1-like, with protein MTGKAKPKKHTAKELAAKLDAATTNRGGGKAGMKDRTGLEKGGHAKWECPHCKVTAPDVKSMQIHHEARHPKIPFEEDKVVNLHATVVAESSTKPRPGVRGSLKK; from the coding sequence ATGACGGGGAAAGCGAAGCCGAAGAAGCACACGGCGAAGGAGCTGGCGGCGAAGCTGGATGCTGCGACGACAAACCGCGGCGGCGGAAAAGCGGGTATGAAGGACCGAACGGGTCTTGAGAAAGGTGGCCATGCCAAGTGGGAGTGCCCTCACTGCAAAGTCACAGCGCCTGATGTGAAATCGATGCAGATTCACCATGAAGCGCGTCATCCCAAGATTCCTTTTGAGGAGGACAAGGTCGTCAACCTCCACGCCACCGTCGTTGCTGAGTCCTCCACCAAGCCTCGCCCTGGCGTTCGCGGTAGTCTCAAGAAGTGA